The genomic interval TGGCAGCAGCCGAGGCGGGGTGTCACCTCTTTATTGAAAAACCCGTCTCTCACAGTATGGCGGGGATGGCAGACCTTGTGCGGGTTGTCGAAGCGAAGCGCCTGACGACCTTCGTCGCCTATCAATTCCGCTTTCACCCAGGTTTGGCGACGATCAAACGGCTGATTGACCAGGGACGCTTGGGGCAGATCATCAGCGCCCACATTGTGAACGGCGAACACCTTCCCGACTGGCATCCTTACGAGGACTACCGAACAACCCATCCCGCCCGCGCCGATTTGGGTGGCGGTTCGCTGAGCATCCAAACGCACGAACTCGATTATGCCCTGTGGTTTTTCGGCTTGCCGCGCCGTGCCTTTGCCCTCGGCGGACACCTCAGTCGTTTGGAGGTGGATGTTGAAGACTCGGTGGATGTTTTGCTAGAGTGTGACTGGCAAGGGAAAACACTTCCCGTACACATTCATCTTGATTATGTTCAGCGTCCGCCGCAGCGCGTGTGCGAGGTCATTGGCGATGCGGGTAAGGTGCGCTATGACTACTACGCCGGAGAGGTCATTTTTGATGATCTCGTCACCCGCAATCAAGAGGTGTTTCGCTTTCCCCAGTTTGACCGCAATCAGATGTTCCTCGGTGAGTTGCGCCACTTTTTTGCCTGTATCGAAGGGCGGGAACCCTCCCAGATCGATCTTGCCGAAGGGATTCGGAGTATGCGCATCGGCATTGCGGCAAAGGAATCCCTTCGCACGGGGCTGCCCGTTTCGGTCTGATGTGTCCTTCCTTCTTAGACCCTGCGAGGGCAAAAGGGGAGGGGATTTCCCTCCCTCTTTCCGTGCTACAGCGCCCCAACCGCCAGCGCCATCGCCCGCCGAACTGATGGGGCGTTGAATTCTGCCCACACGCTCGGAACAGCCTGGCGCAGGCGGCTCATCTCCTCGTAACAGAAAGTGAGGAATGTTCGCACTACGCTTGCCTCTGCGCTAAAGATGGTCTCCTCGCTGAAGGCGCTCTCTAGGTAGCCGTTGGCGTAGTCCACTGCCACCCGTGTATCTTGCAATTCTCCGACGGAGTCTTGAAACACTTTCGTCGCCTTAATAACGATGCTTGCTTCTTCACCGAGGACGGGGGCGAACGCCTCTAAGCTATAGCGCAGGCGTTTTACCTCAATGCGCAGCGCGTGCAGCCCATCTAAGGTGAGCCGTTCAAGGTGTTCCTCATAGGCACGAACGGCGGCGCTCTGCTCGTAAATCAAGATCGGCACGACATCACAGATGCGAGACGGTTTGGGAGACAGTAAATATGTCGTTTTCGGGGGAGGAACTTCCTCCAAAAATGCCTTAAATCGATCCTGAAACGCCTCAAAATAGGCGCTATCAAGGGTCTGGTGAAGGGGGACAAGGGCAGCGCTGCGCTGCTCATCAAAGTAGGTTAGCATTGCCCGCAGCGCGGCGGTTTCAGCGGGGGGGCGGGTTTGCGCATAGGCTTGCAGCATCAGGCGAAAGACATCTAAATCGCGCACAACACCAAGCGCTGAGGCAATCTCCCGCAGTGTCCGATTTAAAGGGCGGACAGATTCCTTCGGAAAATAGGGCTTGAACAGCGCAAACATGCTCCGCAAGCGGCGGGTTGCCACGCGCATATCGTGAACGGAGTCGATGCTGTCGTCGTCCTTCACCATGTGCGGCGCTTCTTTTATGAGCTTGGCAAAATG from Anaerolineales bacterium carries:
- a CDS encoding CHAD domain-containing protein, coding for MTQTGRSSPTDSATLHPNDSMAGGGRYVLALHFAKLIKEAPHMVKDDDSIDSVHDMRVATRRLRSMFALFKPYFPKESVRPLNRTLREIASALGVVRDLDVFRLMLQAYAQTRPPAETAALRAMLTYFDEQRSAALVPLHQTLDSAYFEAFQDRFKAFLEEVPPPKTTYLLSPKPSRICDVVPILIYEQSAAVRAYEEHLERLTLDGLHALRIEVKRLRYSLEAFAPVLGEEASIVIKATKVFQDSVGELQDTRVAVDYANGYLESAFSEETIFSAEASVVRTFLTFCYEEMSRLRQAVPSVWAEFNAPSVRRAMALAVGAL
- a CDS encoding Gfo/Idh/MocA family oxidoreductase, translated to MNTRKVLFCGLGSIGQRHLRNLRALYGDSVEVIAYRGRNASPVLNPDMTVRPGAVLETTYNLTSVDRLDDALALKPDAAFITNPNSLHLPTALAAAEAGCHLFIEKPVSHSMAGMADLVRVVEAKRLTTFVAYQFRFHPGLATIKRLIDQGRLGQIISAHIVNGEHLPDWHPYEDYRTTHPARADLGGGSLSIQTHELDYALWFFGLPRRAFALGGHLSRLEVDVEDSVDVLLECDWQGKTLPVHIHLDYVQRPPQRVCEVIGDAGKVRYDYYAGEVIFDDLVTRNQEVFRFPQFDRNQMFLGELRHFFACIEGREPSQIDLAEGIRSMRIGIAAKESLRTGLPVSV